Proteins encoded in a region of the Teredinibacter purpureus genome:
- a CDS encoding LysR family transcriptional regulator has protein sequence MVLFHLVMNFIHRLNMIERNHLTIMREIYRQGSLTAAANELNLTQSAVSHCIKKLEQQLGTPLWTKKGRNLQLTRAGEHLLGVANRLLPQLERSDENLQNFARGHQGTLRIGMECYPCYRWLLKVIHRFMAIKPNVELDVKQKFVFGGMAALFNHDIDILVTPDPLYKKGISFLSVFDYEQVLVVPKGHTLADKSIIVPKDLSSEVLYTYPVEKQRLDIFSAFLTPAQVEPRKHQTVEATEIILQLVENGRGVTTLPGWLAEEYSGTHAIETIRLGQKGIQKHIHLGIRQQEEEEPIVSAFLGLARQNIQTIATAMVNK, from the coding sequence ATGGTATTATTTCATCTAGTAATGAATTTTATTCATAGGTTGAATATGATAGAGCGTAACCACCTCACCATAATGAGGGAAATATACCGGCAAGGTTCGCTCACCGCTGCGGCGAACGAACTTAACTTGACGCAGTCGGCGGTGAGCCATTGCATTAAAAAACTGGAACAACAATTAGGCACGCCCTTATGGACAAAAAAAGGCCGTAACTTACAGCTGACACGTGCCGGCGAGCATCTACTAGGCGTGGCGAATCGTTTGCTTCCGCAGCTAGAGCGTAGCGATGAAAACCTTCAAAATTTTGCGCGCGGTCACCAAGGTACACTGCGTATTGGTATGGAGTGTTACCCGTGCTATCGGTGGTTACTCAAAGTGATTCATCGTTTTATGGCGATAAAACCGAATGTAGAATTGGACGTAAAACAAAAATTTGTTTTTGGCGGAATGGCTGCATTGTTTAACCACGACATTGATATTTTAGTTACGCCAGACCCGTTGTATAAAAAGGGTATTTCGTTTTTGTCAGTATTTGACTATGAGCAGGTATTGGTGGTGCCTAAGGGCCATACACTGGCAGACAAATCGATTATTGTGCCTAAAGATTTATCGTCTGAAGTGCTTTATACCTACCCTGTTGAGAAGCAAAGGCTGGATATATTTTCAGCGTTTTTAACACCGGCACAGGTCGAACCACGCAAACACCAAACCGTAGAAGCAACCGAGATTATTCTTCAGCTTGTCGAGAACGGGAGGGGGGTTACCACCTTGCCAGGCTGGCTGGCAGAAGAATACAGCGGAACCCATGCTATTGAGACGATACGCTTGGGACAGAAGGGTATCCAGAAACACATTCATCTGGGTATACGACAACAAGAAGAGGAAGAGCCTATCGTATCGGCTTTTCTCGGACTAGCGCGACAAAATATCCAAACAATAGCGACAGCTATGGTGAATAAATAG
- a CDS encoding outer membrane beta-barrel protein has product MFNPKNVFFGAVLAGFSTFAFAGSDTGMYLGGSLGMTSSTIAATEYTNEMDDDYTGYKVFAGYNFGLVPMIDLAVEASYVDFGTAAIEIVNSEIESETTAWDVYGLAGFNTGPIGFFGKVGLASWESELQLQGIEAARADNSGSDLTYGVGAKIQLMSVAIRAEYEYFDFEHAEMDMISIGAAITF; this is encoded by the coding sequence ATGTTTAACCCTAAAAACGTTTTTTTCGGAGCCGTACTTGCTGGTTTTTCAACCTTTGCTTTCGCAGGTTCCGACACTGGTATGTACCTTGGCGGCTCGCTTGGCATGACAAGCTCTACAATTGCCGCAACCGAGTACACCAATGAGATGGACGATGATTACACCGGTTACAAGGTGTTTGCCGGCTATAATTTCGGGTTAGTCCCCATGATCGACCTCGCCGTAGAAGCGTCTTATGTCGACTTTGGCACTGCAGCAATTGAAATAGTGAATAGTGAAATCGAGTCTGAAACCACTGCGTGGGATGTATATGGACTTGCCGGTTTTAATACTGGCCCCATTGGCTTTTTTGGCAAGGTCGGCTTAGCTTCATGGGAAAGCGAATTGCAGCTGCAAGGTATTGAGGCTGCACGTGCAGATAATAGCGGCAGCGACTTAACGTACGGTGTTGGTGCAAAAATACAACTTATGTCCGTGGCCATTCGTGCAGAATACGAATACTTCGATTTTGAACATGCTGAAATGGATATGATTTCAATCGGCGCTGCGATTACATTCTAA